The Budorcas taxicolor isolate Tak-1 chromosome 25, Takin1.1, whole genome shotgun sequence genome includes a region encoding these proteins:
- the LOC128068596 gene encoding uncharacterized protein LOC128068596 yields the protein MPGAACCTRSACRGALRGLAEKRRGGVGAGERAPRSPAERGPGALEEKGALVGEQPGGEGTGGAGEGGAGAGEPGGDGNGGALEKGALRGSLAERGPGALEEKGALVGGARRRGDRGRWRRGRWWGFGERGGEGTGGAGGEGGAAGEPGGEGTGGAGGGGAGGGSPAERGPGALEEGALVGGARRRGDRGRWRRRGRWWGEPGGEGTGGAGEGGAGGGLVNAAEMGTGSWRRRGRWCGGARRR from the coding sequence atGCCGGGTGCAGCCTGCTGTACCCGCTCTGCCTGCCGGGGAGCGCTGAGGGGGCTGGCGGAGAAacggcggggcggggtgggggccggCGAACGGGCGCCGAGGAGCCCGGCGGAGAGGGGACCGGGGgcgctggaggagaagggggcgctgGTCGGGGAGCAGCCTGGCGGAGAGGGGACCGGGGGCGCTGGAGAAGGGGGCGCTGGTGCGGGGGAGCCCGGCGGAGATGGGAACGGGGGGGCGCTGGAGAAGGGGGCGCtgcgggggagcctggcggagAGGGGACCGGGGgcgctggaggagaagggggcgctgGTGGGGGGAGCCCGGCGGAGAGGGGACCGGGGGCGCTGGAGAAGGGGGCGCTGGTGGGGGTTTGGTGAACGCGGCGGAGAGGGGACCGGGGgcgctggaggagaagggggcgctgCGGGGGAGCCCGGCGGAGAGGGGACCGGGGGCGCTGGAGGAGGGGGCGCTGGTGGGGGGAGCCCGGCGGAGAGGGGACCGGGGGCGCTGGAGGAGGGGGCGCTGGTGGGGGGAGCCCGGCGGAGAGGGGACCGGGGgcgctggaggagaagggggcgctgGTGGGGGGAGCCCGGCGGAGAGGGGACCGGGGGCGCTGGAGAAGGGGGCGCTGGTGGGGGTTTGGTGAACGCGGCGGAGATGGGAACggggagctggaggagaagggggcgctgGTGCGGGGGAGCCCGGCGGAGATGA
- the LOC128069246 gene encoding tumor necrosis factor receptor superfamily member 26-like, with amino-acid sequence MATGKTSCNPGEYEVGGNLSCSRVCPAGYYVSTRIDQDHHIGACSPCPSGTFRTHPSEEPRCVPCAQCREDQEVVKHCSTTSDQECQCQPGKFYCDSEDCTESCFRCTRCENGAILQPCNATSNTICALNPQSGNAGSSHACLGVSAEVCIPIVVVLIVVVLIVVVIIIAAFVVYRRRTGSQNKLSGSSPGASQSNDLEMGPLAPGENTSQELVGNSARPTSTVPGGSEPLQVANGSLAAPGEPGDQTRILEAPSTTGPGGAIHLS; translated from the exons ATGGCGACGGGGAAGACCTCGTGTAACCCAGGCGAATATGAGGTTGGAGGAAATCTTTCCTGTAGCAGAGTCTGCCCAGCTG GCTACTACGTAAGCACACGCATAGACCAGGACCATCACATTGGAGCCTGCTCGCCTTGCCCGTCTGGAACTTTCAGAACTCATCCCAGTGAAGAGCCTCGATGCGTGCCGTGTGCCCAGTGCCGAGAGG ATCAGGAAGTGGTGAAGCACTGCTCCACGACCAGCGACCAGGAGTGCCAGTGCCAGCCGGGCAAGTTCTACTGTGACTCTGAGGACTGCACAGAGAGCTGCTTCCGGTGTACAAG GTGTGAAAACGGTGCCATCCTTCAACCCTGCAATGCCACAAGCAATACAATTTGTGCCTTAAATCCACAGTCAG GAAACGCAGGGTCGTCACACGCCTGCCTGGGTGTGAGTGCGGAGGTTTGCATTCCCATCGTCGTCGTCCTCATCGTCGTCGTCCTCATCGTCGTCGTCATCATCATCGCTGCTTTTGTTGTCTACAGAAGAAGAACAG GAAGTCAGAATAAGCTAAGTGGATCT TCCCCAGGAGCCAGTCAGTCCAACGACCTCGAGATGGGCCCACTAGCCCCGGGTGAGAACACCAGCCAAGAGTTGGTGGGGAACTCAGCCCGGCCGACCTCCACAGTCCCTGGAGGTTCTGAGCCGCTGCAGGTGGCCAACGGAAGTCTAGCAGCGCCAGGGGAGCCAGGAGACCAGACCCGAATACTTGAGGCCCCCAGCACCACCGGGCCAGGCGGAGCCATCCACCTCAGTTGA